The following are encoded together in the Juglans microcarpa x Juglans regia isolate MS1-56 chromosome 2D, Jm3101_v1.0, whole genome shotgun sequence genome:
- the LOC121249786 gene encoding protease Do-like 8, chloroplastic isoform X2 codes for MQVLACNSGHLQSHAISVLSRLIGRRELCFDVCSHSQPHHNDSHKNTILSQPNTIQRCHSKNLDRVMCNNVLVTTRRILVASLFMYSCYHPSRYSSALALGDPSVTVEEVTPPVYPSGSLYPVEIPEGNGSGVVWDGQGHIVTNYHVIGNSLSKNPSPGQVVARVNLLASEGVLKSFEGKLIGADRAKDLAVLKVEASEDLLRPIKVGQSSSLKVGQQCLAIGNPFGFDHTLTVGVISGLNRDIFSQVGVTIGGGVQTDAAINPGNSGGPLLDSKGNLIGVNTAIFTQTGTSAGVGFAIPSSTVSKIVPQLIQFGKVVRAGLNLDIAPDLVANQLNVRNGALVLLVPGNSLAAKAGLLPTTRGFAGNIVLGDIIVAVDNKSVKSKAELYKVWDDYNVGDKVVLKILRGSENVEIPIVLEEKNS; via the exons ATGCAAGTGCTCGCATGCAATTCTGGGCATCTCCAATCTCATGCAATCAGTGTTTTAAGTCGCCTCATAGGTCGGCGCGAGCTCTGCTTCGACGTGTGCTCTCACTCACAGCCTCACCACAATGATTCTCACAAAAACACCATTCTTTCACAACCCAATACCATTCAAAG GTGTCACTCAAAGAATTTGGACAGAGTAATGTGCAACAATGTTCTGGTCACAACTCGGCGGATTTTAGTTGCAAGTTTGTTCATGTACTCGTGTTATCATCCTTCAAGGTACTCATCAG CTCTAGCTTTGGGGGATCCATCTGTGACAGTTGAAGAAGTAACTCCTCCTGTTTATCCTTCTGGCTCACTCTACCCTGTTGAG ATTCCCGAAGGAAACGGTTCTGGTGTAGTTTGGGATGGACAAGGGCACATTGTAACAAATTATCATG TAATTGGTAATTCCCTCTCTAAAAATCCAAGCCCAGGACAGGTTGTTGCACGAGTTAATCTTCTAGCATCAGAAGg GGTACTAAAGAGTTTTGAGGGTAAATTGATTGGTGCTGATCGTGCAAAGGATCTTGCCGTCTTAAAG GTAGAAGCCTCTGAAGATCTGTTGAGGCCAATTAAGGTGGGGCAATCATCTTCTCTAAAAGTTGGGCAGCAGTGTTTAGCAATTGGGAATCCATTTGGTTTTGATCATACCCTTACTGTTGGAGTCATCAGTGGACTGAATCGAGACATTTTCAGTCAAGTTGGAGTCACAATTGGTGGAGGAGTTCAAACAGATGCTGCCATTAATCCTGGGAACAG TGGTGGTCCTCTTCTAGATTCCAAAGGAAATTTGATTGGTGTTAATACCGCAATATTTACTCAGACag GTACATCAGCAGGTGTTGGTTTTGCCATCCCTTCCTCAACTGTAAGCAAGATTGTACCTCAGTTAATCCAATTTGGAAAA GTTGTTCGAGCTGGTTTAAATTTGGATATTGCTCCAGACCTGGTTGCCAATCAACTTAATGTTCGGAATGGAGCACTTGTCTTACTG GTTCCTGGAAATAGTCTTGCAGCAAAGGCTGGGCTACTACCAACCACAAGGGGTTTTGCTGGTAACATAGTACTCGGGGATATCATTGTTGCAGTTGACAACAAATCT GTTAAAAGCAAAGCAGAGCTGTACAAAGTGTGGGATGACTATAATGTGGGTGATAAAGTAGTCTTGAAGATTCTGAGGGGCAGTGAAAATGTGGAGATACCTATTGTATTAGAGGAAAAGAATTCGTGA
- the LOC121249786 gene encoding protease Do-like 8, chloroplastic isoform X1 yields the protein MQVLACNSGHLQSHAISVLSRLIGRRELCFDVCSHSQPHHNDSHKNTILSQPNTIQRCHSKNLDRVMCNNVLVTTRRILVASLFMYSCYHPSRYSSALALGDPSVTVEEVTPPVYPSGSLYPVEERIVQLFEKNTYSVVNIFDVTLRPQLNVTGVVEIPEGNGSGVVWDGQGHIVTNYHVIGNSLSKNPSPGQVVARVNLLASEGVLKSFEGKLIGADRAKDLAVLKVEASEDLLRPIKVGQSSSLKVGQQCLAIGNPFGFDHTLTVGVISGLNRDIFSQVGVTIGGGVQTDAAINPGNSGGPLLDSKGNLIGVNTAIFTQTGTSAGVGFAIPSSTVSKIVPQLIQFGKVVRAGLNLDIAPDLVANQLNVRNGALVLLVPGNSLAAKAGLLPTTRGFAGNIVLGDIIVAVDNKSVKSKAELYKVWDDYNVGDKVVLKILRGSENVEIPIVLEEKNS from the exons ATGCAAGTGCTCGCATGCAATTCTGGGCATCTCCAATCTCATGCAATCAGTGTTTTAAGTCGCCTCATAGGTCGGCGCGAGCTCTGCTTCGACGTGTGCTCTCACTCACAGCCTCACCACAATGATTCTCACAAAAACACCATTCTTTCACAACCCAATACCATTCAAAG GTGTCACTCAAAGAATTTGGACAGAGTAATGTGCAACAATGTTCTGGTCACAACTCGGCGGATTTTAGTTGCAAGTTTGTTCATGTACTCGTGTTATCATCCTTCAAGGTACTCATCAG CTCTAGCTTTGGGGGATCCATCTGTGACAGTTGAAGAAGTAACTCCTCCTGTTTATCCTTCTGGCTCACTCTACCCTGTTGAG GAAAGAATTGTCCAACTCTTTGAGAAGAACACATACTCTGTTGTGAACATTTTTGATGTGACATTGCGTCCTCAACTTAATGTAACTGGTGTGGTTGAG ATTCCCGAAGGAAACGGTTCTGGTGTAGTTTGGGATGGACAAGGGCACATTGTAACAAATTATCATG TAATTGGTAATTCCCTCTCTAAAAATCCAAGCCCAGGACAGGTTGTTGCACGAGTTAATCTTCTAGCATCAGAAGg GGTACTAAAGAGTTTTGAGGGTAAATTGATTGGTGCTGATCGTGCAAAGGATCTTGCCGTCTTAAAG GTAGAAGCCTCTGAAGATCTGTTGAGGCCAATTAAGGTGGGGCAATCATCTTCTCTAAAAGTTGGGCAGCAGTGTTTAGCAATTGGGAATCCATTTGGTTTTGATCATACCCTTACTGTTGGAGTCATCAGTGGACTGAATCGAGACATTTTCAGTCAAGTTGGAGTCACAATTGGTGGAGGAGTTCAAACAGATGCTGCCATTAATCCTGGGAACAG TGGTGGTCCTCTTCTAGATTCCAAAGGAAATTTGATTGGTGTTAATACCGCAATATTTACTCAGACag GTACATCAGCAGGTGTTGGTTTTGCCATCCCTTCCTCAACTGTAAGCAAGATTGTACCTCAGTTAATCCAATTTGGAAAA GTTGTTCGAGCTGGTTTAAATTTGGATATTGCTCCAGACCTGGTTGCCAATCAACTTAATGTTCGGAATGGAGCACTTGTCTTACTG GTTCCTGGAAATAGTCTTGCAGCAAAGGCTGGGCTACTACCAACCACAAGGGGTTTTGCTGGTAACATAGTACTCGGGGATATCATTGTTGCAGTTGACAACAAATCT GTTAAAAGCAAAGCAGAGCTGTACAAAGTGTGGGATGACTATAATGTGGGTGATAAAGTAGTCTTGAAGATTCTGAGGGGCAGTGAAAATGTGGAGATACCTATTGTATTAGAGGAAAAGAATTCGTGA